A window of the Cystobacter fuscus genome harbors these coding sequences:
- a CDS encoding methyltransferase domain-containing protein, which translates to MALRRQAWGDVQSKLRDLPRRVKPLRHLLADESELASPGSRYMPLVDTARVDAYRNAIERYVQPEHVVVDVGTGNGLRAMLAARCGPRRLYAVDTSGELDTAQWVACRNGFTDIEFVRADISRFQPPERVDVLLHELVGDGVFDAGLIPRLLDARDRLLAPGGRILPHRFDIFFEPVQLREEARVPFLWDQRLPDVDFSCLQILRDTLNPTYFTRLIRPQDVERSLCEARPAFTLDLETLRSGALPRRLELARPVVHGGRMDGLCLYYRAHFDDTLSYDTVPERPRACAPVMLLRTDSRDFARYETIRVEMSLPDLADITTWRWNFS; encoded by the coding sequence ATGGCCTTGCGGCGACAGGCCTGGGGGGACGTGCAGTCGAAGCTGCGTGACCTGCCGCGTCGGGTGAAGCCACTGCGCCACCTGTTGGCGGACGAGTCGGAACTGGCCAGCCCTGGTTCGCGGTACATGCCCCTGGTGGACACGGCGCGGGTGGACGCGTACCGCAACGCCATCGAGCGCTACGTGCAGCCGGAGCACGTGGTGGTGGACGTGGGCACGGGCAACGGACTGCGCGCCATGCTCGCGGCCCGGTGTGGGCCGCGCAGGCTGTACGCGGTGGATACCTCGGGTGAACTGGACACGGCGCAGTGGGTGGCTTGTCGCAATGGCTTCACGGACATCGAGTTCGTGCGCGCCGACATCTCGCGCTTCCAGCCGCCGGAGCGGGTGGACGTGTTGCTGCACGAGCTGGTGGGCGATGGCGTGTTCGACGCGGGGCTGATTCCCCGGCTGCTCGACGCGCGGGACCGGCTGCTCGCGCCCGGGGGCCGCATCCTGCCCCACCGCTTCGACATCTTCTTCGAGCCGGTGCAGTTGCGCGAGGAGGCGCGCGTGCCCTTCCTGTGGGATCAGCGCCTGCCGGACGTGGACTTCAGCTGCCTGCAGATCCTCCGCGACACCTTGAATCCCACGTACTTCACCCGGCTCATCCGTCCCCAGGACGTGGAGCGCTCGCTGTGTGAGGCGAGGCCCGCCTTCACGCTGGACCTGGAGACGCTGCGCTCGGGCGCGCTGCCGCGGCGCCTGGAGCTGGCGAGGCCCGTGGTGCACGGGGGCCGCATGGACGGCCTGTGCCTCTACTACCGGGCGCACTTCGATGACACGCTGTCCTATGACACCGTCCCCGAGCGCCCCCGCGCGTGTGCTCCGGTGATGTTGCTGCGCACGGACAGCCGCGACTTTGCCCGCTACGAGACGATCCGCGTGGAGATGTCGTTGCCGGACCTGGCGGACATCACCACATGGCGGTGGAACTTCTCGTGA
- a CDS encoding VUT family protein — translation MDSRRTEGFLYLAGFGASIPLSNWMIGHVGVVCSDAGPCLLPVGPGLLAPSGVLVVGLAFVLRDLVQRRLGKGWTLAAIALGALLSGVLAPSALVVASSAAFAVSELADFAVYTPLQRRGLVLAVLASSAVGLVVDSVLFLKLAFGGLDFLAGQVVGKAWMVLLSLPLVSWLRRRDERLGFEPA, via the coding sequence GTGGATTCGCGTCGAACCGAGGGTTTTCTCTATCTGGCGGGCTTTGGCGCCTCGATTCCACTCTCCAACTGGATGATCGGCCACGTGGGGGTGGTGTGCTCGGACGCGGGGCCGTGCCTGCTGCCCGTGGGGCCGGGGCTGCTGGCTCCCAGCGGCGTGCTCGTGGTGGGCCTGGCCTTCGTGTTGAGGGACCTGGTGCAGCGCCGGCTGGGCAAGGGCTGGACGCTCGCGGCGATCGCCCTGGGCGCGCTGCTCTCGGGGGTGCTCGCGCCGTCGGCGCTGGTGGTGGCCTCGAGCGCGGCCTTCGCCGTGTCGGAGCTCGCCGACTTCGCTGTCTACACGCCCCTGCAGCGGCGCGGTCTGGTGCTGGCCGTGCTCGCCAGCAGCGCCGTGGGGCTCGTCGTGGACAGCGTCCTCTTCCTGAAGCTCGCCTTCGGGGGGCTCGACTTCCTGGCGGGGCAGGTGGTGGGCAAGGCGTGGATGGTGCTGCTGTCGCTGCCCCTCGTGTCCTGGTTGCGGCGTCGCGACGAGCGGCTCGGGTTCGAGCCCGCCTGA
- a CDS encoding WS/DGAT/MGAT family O-acyltransferase, with translation MAERMSPVDAAWLQMEEPTSLMVITAVLWFDGPLDFERLVRRVEERLVARHPRFHQRAVTRGLWSTPHWEEVPAFRLEDHLRRTRLPPPGGRDALERLVGESMGTPLEPSRPLWELHLFEGYEEGCALLARVHHCIADGISLGRVLLALTDASAEEGPEREDAFEEPETPPSTWTRLWRGARKVADTTQAALKRGGELWAEPIQLMDLAVEGARGASALSRLLSLVPDPPSPFTGRLGPVKRVAWSRPVPVEQVRAIGHGTGSTVNDVMMAVVAGTLRRYMHTRGAEPRDLRAVVPVNLRSLHEPLPRTLGNRFGMVFLPLPLTLEEPVDRLWELKRRMDTLKRSPEASVVFGMLTAAGLAPAPVERAAVEVMRRKSSLVLTHVPGPRRPVYLAGARLSGMAFWVPMAGRLGLGLSLFRYAGHVTLGVAVDAGLVPEPRVLIEDFEAELEALAQAVREAARATSSS, from the coding sequence ATGGCCGAGCGGATGAGCCCTGTCGACGCGGCGTGGCTCCAGATGGAGGAGCCCACCAGTCTCATGGTCATCACGGCGGTGCTGTGGTTCGACGGTCCATTGGACTTCGAGCGGCTGGTGCGCCGGGTGGAGGAGCGGCTCGTGGCGCGCCATCCGCGCTTCCACCAGCGCGCGGTGACGCGGGGCCTGTGGAGCACGCCGCACTGGGAGGAGGTGCCCGCCTTCCGGCTGGAGGATCACCTGCGGCGCACGCGGCTGCCGCCTCCCGGGGGGCGCGACGCGCTGGAGCGGCTCGTGGGGGAGTCCATGGGCACGCCCCTGGAGCCCTCGCGGCCCCTGTGGGAGCTGCATCTCTTCGAGGGGTATGAGGAGGGCTGCGCGCTGCTGGCGCGCGTGCACCACTGCATCGCGGATGGGATTTCCCTGGGGCGGGTGCTGCTCGCCCTGACGGACGCGAGCGCCGAGGAGGGTCCGGAGCGGGAGGACGCCTTCGAGGAGCCAGAGACCCCGCCGAGCACCTGGACGCGGCTGTGGCGGGGCGCCCGGAAGGTGGCGGACACGACCCAGGCGGCGCTGAAGCGGGGCGGGGAGTTGTGGGCCGAGCCCATCCAGCTCATGGACCTGGCGGTGGAAGGGGCCCGGGGGGCCTCGGCCCTCAGCCGGCTGCTGTCGCTGGTGCCGGATCCCCCCTCGCCCTTCACGGGCCGGCTCGGTCCGGTCAAGCGCGTGGCGTGGTCGCGGCCGGTGCCCGTGGAGCAGGTGCGCGCCATCGGCCATGGCACGGGCAGCACGGTGAATGACGTGATGATGGCGGTGGTGGCGGGCACGCTGCGTCGCTACATGCACACCCGCGGCGCGGAGCCGAGGGACCTGCGCGCCGTGGTGCCGGTGAACCTGCGCTCGCTCCATGAGCCCCTGCCGCGCACGCTGGGCAATCGCTTCGGCATGGTGTTCCTGCCGCTGCCGCTCACGTTGGAAGAGCCGGTGGATCGGCTGTGGGAGCTCAAGCGGCGCATGGACACCCTCAAGCGCTCGCCCGAGGCATCGGTGGTGTTCGGCATGTTGACGGCGGCGGGTCTGGCGCCCGCGCCGGTGGAGCGGGCCGCGGTGGAGGTGATGCGGCGCAAGTCCTCGCTGGTGCTCACCCACGTGCCGGGGCCCCGCAGGCCGGTGTACCTGGCGGGAGCGCGGCTGTCGGGCATGGCCTTCTGGGTGCCCATGGCGGGACGGCTGGGCCTGGGACTGAGCCTCTTCCGCTACGCGGGCCACGTGACGCTCGGCGTGGCCGTGGACGCGGGCCTGGTCCCGGAGCCCCGGGTGCTCATCGAGGACTTCGAGGCGGAGCTCGAGGCGCTCGCCCAGGCGGTGCGCGAGGCCGCGCGCGCGACGTCCTCCTCCTGA